The Candidatus Thiodiazotropha endoloripes genome has a window encoding:
- the rlmN gene encoding 23S rRNA (adenine(2503)-C(2))-methyltransferase RlmN — translation MTKTNLLNLDLQEMERFFMALGSKAFHGRNVFKWIHKHGVVDFNAMTDISKRLREQLQQVAEITIPRLALEQPAQDGTRKWLLELEDGQRIETVYIPDNGRSTICVSSQVGCALDCSFCSTARQGFNRNLTVAEIIGQVWVAARELGEPPSNIVMMGMGEPLANLEAVITAMNIMQDDLAYMVSKYRVTVSTSGIVPGLKRLREVCDISLAVSLHAPDNALRDQLVPINRKYPLEELIPACREFVRGDKRRKVTWEYVMLDGVNDSLAHAKALIRLLEGTPSKVNLIPFNPFPGTEYQVSPADRVEAFRMRLKRSGIIATTRKTRGDDIDAACGQLVGKVKDRSSRQLRFERLDSLKQGVS, via the coding sequence GTGACAAAAACCAATCTTTTGAATCTCGATCTGCAAGAGATGGAGCGTTTTTTTATGGCGCTCGGCTCGAAGGCATTTCATGGTCGCAATGTATTCAAATGGATCCATAAGCATGGTGTTGTGGATTTCAATGCCATGACCGATATCTCGAAACGTCTGCGGGAACAGTTGCAGCAGGTGGCGGAGATCACGATCCCCCGGTTGGCACTGGAACAGCCGGCACAGGACGGTACCCGCAAATGGCTGCTCGAACTGGAGGACGGTCAGCGCATCGAAACCGTCTATATACCGGATAATGGACGCAGCACCATCTGTGTCTCCTCCCAGGTCGGCTGTGCCCTGGATTGCTCCTTCTGCTCCACCGCCAGACAGGGGTTCAATCGCAACCTTACAGTGGCTGAAATCATCGGCCAGGTCTGGGTGGCGGCCCGTGAACTGGGTGAGCCGCCAAGCAATATCGTGATGATGGGCATGGGTGAGCCGCTGGCCAACCTGGAAGCGGTGATCACCGCCATGAATATCATGCAGGATGATCTGGCCTATATGGTCTCCAAATACCGGGTGACCGTCAGTACCTCCGGCATCGTACCCGGTCTGAAACGTCTCAGGGAGGTCTGTGACATCAGTCTGGCGGTCTCCCTGCATGCACCGGACAATGCCTTGCGCGATCAGCTGGTACCGATCAACCGCAAGTATCCCCTGGAGGAGTTGATCCCGGCCTGTCGTGAATTCGTGCGTGGGGATAAGCGGCGCAAGGTGACCTGGGAGTATGTCATGCTGGATGGGGTGAATGACTCCCTGGCCCATGCCAAGGCCTTGATCCGGCTGCTGGAAGGGACCCCCTCCAAAGTCAACCTGATTCCATTCAATCCATTCCCGGGTACCGAATACCAGGTCTCGCCTGCAGATCGTGTTGAAGCCTTCCGGATGCGTCTGAAACGTTCCGGTATTATCGCCACAACCCGTAAAACCCGGGGTGATGATATCGATGCGGCCTGTGGACAGTTGGTCGGTAAGGTCAAGGACCGCAGCAGTCGACAGTTGCGTTTTGAGCGGCTGGATAGTCTCAAACAAGGTGTTTCATGA
- a CDS encoding SPL family radical SAM protein gives MTHSSAEQARVTTLLKQAGIERLAPTQQQFIEQQANRHRFTQQELRQLCDMAADLAMWGEGELAQYWTGDVPLELAPKQRRKLLLDHLRAAWQELREKPNHYPAIPLTPARAEQRIRRIEVEKQKLGLGPCPVASPRTRCCNLLTLDAVENCGFDCSYCSIQSFYHGDEVRFDSRFPEKLAQLEIDPDRFYHIGTGQSSDSLMWGNQGGILDALLEFAWQHPNVILELKSKSKNIQHLLKRDLPGNLLCTWSLNTPTLIAHEEHLTASLDERLKCARRIADHGALIGFHLHPMIHYDNWREEYAALFLRLLDEFTAEEVVLLSLGTLTYIKPVIKKLRARKGFQSKILQMPWVESDGKLSYPKAIKQEMFSFAYQSLQPWHKDVFFYLCMENHDLWQPVFGYEYPTNQAFETAMKSAYLGKIKQRQKRSEA, from the coding sequence ATGACCCACTCCTCAGCCGAACAGGCACGAGTCACCACGCTGCTCAAGCAGGCCGGCATCGAGCGTCTGGCCCCGACCCAGCAGCAATTTATCGAACAACAGGCAAACCGTCACCGCTTCACCCAACAGGAGCTGAGGCAGCTGTGTGACATGGCTGCCGATCTGGCGATGTGGGGTGAGGGCGAGCTGGCGCAATACTGGACAGGGGATGTTCCTCTCGAACTGGCCCCCAAACAGCGGCGCAAGCTGTTGCTGGATCACCTGCGGGCAGCCTGGCAGGAGTTGCGCGAAAAGCCCAACCACTACCCGGCCATTCCACTGACGCCGGCACGGGCGGAGCAGCGGATCCGCCGGATCGAGGTTGAGAAGCAGAAACTGGGACTGGGGCCCTGTCCGGTGGCATCCCCCCGTACCCGTTGCTGCAATCTGCTGACCCTGGATGCGGTGGAGAACTGTGGCTTCGATTGCAGTTACTGCAGCATTCAGTCTTTCTATCATGGTGATGAAGTACGCTTCGACAGCCGCTTTCCGGAAAAACTGGCGCAACTGGAGATCGACCCGGATCGCTTCTATCACATCGGTACCGGACAATCCTCCGACTCCCTGATGTGGGGCAATCAGGGCGGCATACTCGATGCCCTGCTGGAGTTCGCCTGGCAGCACCCGAATGTGATTCTGGAGTTGAAGAGCAAATCGAAAAACATCCAGCATCTGCTGAAGCGGGATCTGCCAGGCAATCTCCTCTGCACCTGGTCACTCAATACCCCCACCCTGATCGCCCATGAAGAGCATCTGACCGCTTCCCTGGATGAGCGCCTGAAATGCGCACGACGGATAGCCGACCATGGTGCGCTGATCGGATTCCATCTCCACCCGATGATTCACTACGACAACTGGCGTGAGGAGTACGCCGCGCTCTTCCTGCGCCTGCTGGATGAGTTCACTGCCGAGGAGGTGGTGCTGCTCTCTCTGGGTACCCTCACCTATATCAAGCCGGTGATCAAAAAGCTGCGCGCGCGCAAAGGTTTTCAGAGCAAGATACTGCAGATGCCCTGGGTGGAGAGCGACGGCAAACTCTCCTATCCGAAGGCGATCAAGCAGGAGATGTTCTCATTTGCCTATCAGTCGTTGCAGCCCTGGCATAAGGATGTGTTTTTCTATCTGTGCATGGAAAACCACGATCTGTGGCAGCCGGTATTCGGGTATGAGTATCCCACCAACCAGGCCTTTGAAACGGCGATGAAGTCGGCCTATCTGGGGAAGATAAAACAACGGCAAAAAAGGAGTGAAGCGTGA
- a CDS encoding YfgM family protein: MSTYQTEEEQVEAIKRWWKENGTSVIAGLVIGLGGVFGWQAWGTYQDRVGAEASTAFSQLVGAVQRGDSQSASKQAELLKENFEGSSYATFAALSEARLHMEAGESDLAKQKLNGIIQQGKVPALTQMAQLSLARILLNEGDLAGAEQQVDVTSGSFAGEFAVVRGDIAHAKGDLEGAAAAYTEAMTHEVNDRSLLQMKLDDLAVAKP, encoded by the coding sequence ATGAGTACATATCAGACCGAAGAAGAACAGGTCGAGGCCATAAAACGCTGGTGGAAAGAGAATGGCACCTCGGTAATCGCCGGCTTGGTGATTGGGCTGGGTGGCGTGTTCGGCTGGCAGGCCTGGGGTACCTACCAGGATCGTGTCGGTGCCGAGGCCTCCACGGCATTCAGCCAGCTGGTTGGTGCGGTACAGCGTGGCGACAGTCAGTCGGCAAGCAAACAGGCTGAACTGCTGAAAGAGAATTTTGAAGGCAGCAGCTACGCCACTTTTGCCGCGCTTTCGGAAGCTCGGTTGCATATGGAAGCCGGGGAGAGCGATCTGGCAAAGCAGAAGCTGAATGGAATTATTCAGCAGGGTAAAGTGCCCGCGCTGACCCAGATGGCACAACTCAGTCTGGCGAGAATCCTGCTGAATGAGGGTGATCTGGCCGGTGCCGAACAGCAGGTGGATGTTACCAGCGGCAGTTTCGCTGGAGAATTCGCCGTGGTACGCGGGGATATCGCCCATGCAAAAGGAGATCTCGAAGGGGCTGCAGCGGCCTATACCGAAGCGATGACCCATGAGGTCAATGATCGTTCACTGCTGCAGATGAAGCTCGACGATCTGGCCGTTGCCAAACCCTGA
- the putP gene encoding sodium/proline symporter PutP, which yields MVGLSFVLYLLVVLGIGVVAWRRTRNLSDFVLGGRRLGSWVAALSASASDMSGWLLLGLPGYAYLAGLEAIWIALGLLLGTWLNWRLVAARLRTASEAAGNALTLPEYLSNRFEDNSGLIRVVSSIFVLLFFLFYTSSGLVAGGKLFEAVFGLPYIWAVASGVLVIILYTAFGGFLAVSWTDLFQGLLMLLALVAIPLFALQGFGGVEPMSDLIGQQNPALLDPMTDSKGEPLGWIAILSLLAWGLGYFGQPHILARFKAIQQVSFVPRARQIAVSWVFITLAAACLVGMAGIPIFETPLEDAEKVFIRLVDMMFHPLLAGICLAAILAAIMSTADSQLLVSSSTFTGDLYRLIRKQATERELVVVGRLAVVTIALVAFLLALDRESKVLDLVAYAWAGFGAAFGPAVLLSLYWRGMNRWGALAGIITGGLTVVVWKPMSGGLFDLYEIVPGFVLSLLMILIVSRTTAVRDRDSA from the coding sequence ATGGTCGGCTTGAGTTTTGTTCTCTATCTCCTGGTGGTACTGGGAATCGGCGTGGTTGCCTGGCGACGCACCCGCAATCTCTCCGACTTCGTGCTTGGTGGCCGGCGGCTGGGCAGCTGGGTTGCTGCACTGAGTGCCAGTGCCTCGGATATGAGCGGCTGGCTGCTGCTGGGCCTGCCCGGCTACGCCTATCTGGCCGGGCTCGAGGCGATCTGGATCGCACTCGGCCTGTTGTTGGGAACCTGGCTCAACTGGCGGCTGGTGGCCGCCCGGCTGCGCACCGCCTCCGAAGCGGCCGGCAATGCTCTGACCCTGCCGGAGTATCTCTCCAACCGGTTTGAGGATAACAGTGGATTGATCCGGGTGGTCTCTTCGATCTTTGTACTGCTGTTCTTTCTTTTCTACACCAGTTCCGGGTTGGTGGCGGGAGGCAAGCTGTTCGAAGCGGTGTTCGGACTGCCCTATATCTGGGCTGTGGCCAGTGGGGTGCTGGTGATCATTCTCTATACCGCATTCGGTGGCTTTCTTGCGGTCTCCTGGACCGATCTGTTCCAAGGCCTGCTGATGCTGTTGGCGCTGGTCGCCATCCCCCTGTTTGCCCTGCAGGGATTCGGTGGCGTTGAACCGATGAGCGACCTGATTGGGCAACAGAATCCGGCTCTGCTCGATCCGATGACCGACAGTAAGGGTGAGCCGCTGGGATGGATTGCGATCCTCTCACTGCTGGCCTGGGGCTTGGGTTATTTCGGCCAGCCCCATATCCTGGCCAGATTCAAAGCGATTCAGCAGGTCAGCTTCGTCCCCAGGGCCAGACAGATTGCCGTCAGCTGGGTATTTATCACTCTGGCCGCCGCCTGTCTGGTCGGTATGGCGGGTATCCCTATCTTCGAAACGCCCCTTGAGGATGCGGAAAAGGTCTTCATCCGGCTGGTCGATATGATGTTCCACCCGCTGCTGGCGGGGATCTGTCTGGCCGCCATACTGGCCGCCATCATGAGTACTGCGGATTCACAGCTGCTGGTCTCTTCCAGCACCTTTACCGGTGATCTCTATCGACTGATTCGAAAACAGGCCACAGAGAGGGAGTTGGTTGTGGTTGGACGCCTGGCTGTGGTTACCATTGCGCTGGTCGCTTTCCTGCTGGCCCTGGACAGAGAGAGCAAGGTGCTCGATCTGGTGGCCTATGCCTGGGCCGGATTCGGTGCCGCGTTCGGGCCCGCGGTACTGCTCTCGCTCTACTGGCGGGGTATGAACCGCTGGGGGGCGTTGGCCGGTATCATTACCGGTGGATTGACGGTGGTGGTGTGGAAGCCCATGTCGGGTGGTCTGTTCGATCTGTATGAGATCGTCCCCGGATTTGTCCTCTCACTGCTGATGATTCTGATCGTCAGTCGAACCACGGCTGTTCGTGACAGGGATTCCGCTTAG
- the bamB gene encoding outer membrane protein assembly factor BamB — protein sequence MHRVLIWLPLLLLTGCSLFTGTDNTDPPSELVELEPELRIETLWDEDFEGGDGAQLKLPPAYQTGVIYLAEPSGEVYALDAKTGDELWSLDTESPLSGGPGLAEGLLAVGTMEAELIVLDSETGELRWRKRVGSEVLSVPAIGGGSVVCRTGDGGVAAFAADSGEPRWLYDRSVPVLSLRGDSSPMISDSLVVSGFAGGKLIGLTLDAGLVAWEASISTPKGRTELERVVDIDSDPKLVEGTAYVAAFQGEVAAVSESSGVVLWRREISSHAGLDASWRQLFVTDDQDHIWSLDATNGATLWQQKAMHARRLTAPAMVGDYLVVGDLDGYVHWLSQEDGHQMARIKVGSDEIRYQPLVIDGLVYVLDEGGTLTVLKAHPLNAENP from the coding sequence ATGCATCGTGTTCTGATCTGGCTGCCTTTGCTGCTGCTGACCGGTTGCAGCCTTTTTACCGGTACCGACAATACGGATCCCCCCTCTGAGCTGGTTGAGCTGGAGCCGGAGCTGCGCATCGAAACCCTTTGGGATGAAGATTTTGAAGGGGGTGATGGGGCACAGCTCAAACTGCCGCCAGCCTACCAGACTGGGGTGATCTATCTTGCCGAGCCTTCCGGTGAAGTCTATGCCCTGGACGCCAAGACCGGTGATGAGCTCTGGTCGTTGGATACCGAGAGTCCGCTGAGTGGTGGTCCCGGTCTGGCAGAGGGTCTGCTGGCTGTGGGTACCATGGAAGCGGAATTGATCGTACTCGATAGCGAAACAGGAGAGTTGCGCTGGCGCAAACGGGTCGGTAGCGAAGTGTTGTCGGTGCCTGCCATCGGTGGTGGCTCCGTGGTCTGCAGAACCGGTGATGGCGGTGTTGCCGCTTTTGCCGCCGACAGTGGTGAGCCGCGTTGGCTCTACGATCGCAGCGTTCCTGTATTATCCCTGCGTGGTGACAGCTCTCCGATGATCAGTGATTCGCTGGTGGTCTCCGGATTTGCCGGTGGCAAGTTGATCGGTCTGACCCTGGATGCGGGACTGGTGGCCTGGGAGGCGTCGATCTCCACCCCCAAGGGGCGGACTGAACTGGAGCGGGTGGTCGATATCGATTCCGATCCGAAACTGGTGGAAGGGACAGCCTATGTGGCCGCCTTTCAGGGTGAGGTCGCCGCTGTCTCCGAATCGAGCGGTGTGGTGCTTTGGCGACGGGAGATCTCATCCCATGCGGGTCTGGATGCTTCCTGGCGACAACTGTTTGTGACCGATGACCAGGACCATATCTGGTCGCTGGATGCCACCAATGGCGCCACCCTGTGGCAACAAAAGGCGATGCATGCCCGACGTCTGACCGCACCGGCGATGGTGGGTGACTATCTGGTGGTTGGTGATCTGGACGGTTATGTCCATTGGCTCTCCCAGGAGGATGGACATCAGATGGCTCGGATCAAAGTGGGTAGCGATGAGATACGTTACCAGCCCCTGGTGATCGATGGCCTGGTCTATGTCCTGGATGAGGGGGGAACCCTGACCGTACTGAAGGCCCACCCCTTGAATGCCGAGAACCCCTGA
- the der gene encoding ribosome biogenesis GTPase Der: MLPVIALVGRPNVGKSTLFNRLTRSRDALVADQPGLTRDRKYGTGKLGKHPYVVVDTGGISGDQLGIDQLMEQQVHQAIGEADHILFLLDGREGCTGGDEIIAQQLRKTGKPVSVAVNKSEGLDETLAASDFYRLGLGDPIAIAAVHGRGVRTLIDGILSQFPPAEEADADEEKGIQIAVVGRPNVGKSTLVNRLLGEERVVAYDQPGTTRDSIYIPITRNDKRYTLIDTAGVRRRARIKEAIEKFSIIKTLQSMQEANVVLLVLDAQQEIGEQDATLAGHVLESGRALILVINKWDGLSQDQREWIKAEIERKLPFLSFARHHYISALHGSGVGDLFGLVDQVYKSAMRDLATPELTRILEALVEEHQPPLVHGRRIKLRYAHQGGKNPPLIVIHGNQTERVPDGYKRYLISRFRSILKLRGTPVRIEFRSGDNPFQGKQNKLTKRQIQKRQRLKKFVSRKR; this comes from the coding sequence ATGTTACCGGTGATCGCTCTGGTTGGACGCCCCAATGTGGGTAAGTCCACACTCTTCAACCGCTTGACCCGCAGTCGTGATGCGCTGGTTGCCGACCAGCCCGGATTGACCCGTGACCGCAAGTACGGCACCGGCAAGCTGGGCAAGCACCCCTATGTGGTGGTGGATACCGGTGGGATCAGCGGTGATCAGTTGGGTATAGATCAACTGATGGAACAGCAGGTGCATCAGGCGATTGGCGAAGCGGACCATATTCTGTTTCTGCTGGATGGCCGTGAGGGATGCACCGGCGGGGATGAGATCATCGCCCAGCAGCTGCGCAAGACCGGCAAGCCGGTCAGCGTCGCGGTGAACAAGAGCGAAGGGCTGGATGAGACCCTCGCCGCCAGCGATTTCTATCGTCTGGGACTGGGTGATCCAATTGCCATCGCCGCAGTTCATGGACGTGGTGTTCGAACCCTGATTGATGGCATTCTGAGCCAGTTTCCACCCGCGGAAGAGGCGGACGCCGATGAGGAGAAGGGGATACAGATTGCTGTGGTGGGCCGCCCCAACGTCGGCAAGTCAACCCTGGTCAATCGACTGTTGGGTGAAGAGCGGGTGGTGGCCTACGATCAGCCCGGTACCACCAGGGACAGCATCTATATTCCGATCACCCGCAATGACAAACGCTATACACTGATCGATACCGCCGGTGTGAGACGCCGAGCCCGGATCAAGGAAGCGATCGAAAAATTCAGCATCATCAAGACACTGCAATCGATGCAGGAGGCCAATGTGGTGCTGCTGGTACTGGATGCCCAGCAGGAGATCGGTGAGCAGGACGCCACCCTGGCCGGTCATGTGCTGGAGAGCGGCCGGGCATTGATTCTGGTGATCAACAAATGGGATGGCCTGTCACAGGATCAGCGGGAGTGGATCAAAGCCGAAATCGAACGCAAACTGCCGTTTCTGAGTTTTGCCCGGCATCACTATATCTCTGCCCTGCATGGTTCCGGTGTTGGCGATCTATTCGGCCTGGTGGATCAGGTCTACAAAAGCGCCATGCGGGATCTGGCCACCCCTGAGCTGACGCGGATTCTGGAAGCCCTGGTGGAAGAGCATCAACCACCGCTGGTCCACGGTCGGCGGATCAAGTTGCGCTATGCCCATCAGGGAGGCAAGAATCCACCGCTGATCGTGATTCATGGCAATCAGACAGAGCGGGTTCCGGACGGCTATAAACGCTATCTGATCTCCCGCTTCCGCTCGATTCTAAAACTGCGGGGTACCCCGGTACGCATTGAGTTCCGTTCCGGCGACAATCCCTTCCAGGGCAAGCAGAACAAACTCACCAAGCGCCAGATCCAGAAACGCCAACGACTGAAGAAGTTTGTTTCACGCAAGCGGTGA
- a CDS encoding RodZ domain-containing protein has product MNQAENDDQDKAVSASEQGPGSLLKKARERQSMSAASVAAQLHLQSNIVDALERDDYDSLPGPVFVQGYLRNYARLVGLQEDAVVAAYQRLFPEIEEQTILNKPERGESKAMHSSHGLMRLVTWGIVIVLGALLFFWWQTRAELEPPEPFPVTEESQPQDMPMAEQPADIDRQLDSVDGQQDEPLPLEEPLPEDEEMAASPQNELLQEPVAADLLPQQSTPTPESDESQSEPEVVEPEAARIEPVAVVEETPAPLESRSKSLLFSFEGPCWTEVRSLDGKARIIGEMRSGSKRRLSSEYGPFNVVLGDAAAVTLTIDGQPFDLTPFTRGKVARFTLDPDQL; this is encoded by the coding sequence ATGAACCAAGCCGAGAATGACGATCAGGATAAAGCTGTATCTGCTTCCGAGCAGGGACCTGGTTCACTACTGAAAAAGGCCCGCGAGCGACAGAGCATGAGTGCCGCGTCCGTGGCAGCCCAACTCCATCTCCAATCCAATATCGTTGATGCCCTCGAGCGGGACGATTACGACAGCCTGCCAGGGCCTGTGTTCGTGCAAGGCTATCTCAGGAACTATGCCCGCTTGGTCGGTCTGCAAGAGGATGCTGTTGTCGCTGCCTATCAGCGACTCTTTCCGGAGATCGAGGAGCAGACGATCCTGAACAAACCTGAGCGTGGTGAGAGCAAAGCCATGCACAGCAGTCATGGATTGATGCGTCTGGTAACCTGGGGCATTGTCATCGTTCTGGGGGCGTTGCTCTTTTTCTGGTGGCAGACAAGGGCCGAACTGGAACCGCCTGAACCTTTTCCGGTCACTGAGGAGAGTCAGCCGCAGGATATGCCAATGGCGGAGCAGCCGGCTGATATCGATAGGCAGCTCGATTCGGTGGATGGACAACAAGATGAGCCGCTTCCCCTGGAGGAGCCCCTGCCTGAGGATGAGGAGATGGCTGCCTCCCCGCAGAACGAACTCTTGCAGGAGCCGGTAGCTGCCGATCTTCTACCCCAACAATCGACCCCGACGCCAGAATCGGATGAGTCCCAATCTGAACCTGAGGTGGTGGAACCGGAAGCCGCACGGATTGAGCCTGTCGCTGTTGTTGAAGAGACGCCTGCTCCACTCGAGAGCCGCTCAAAGTCACTGCTGTTCAGCTTCGAGGGCCCCTGCTGGACTGAGGTCAGAAGCCTGGATGGGAAAGCCCGGATCATTGGTGAGATGCGGAGTGGCTCCAAACGACGGCTGAGCAGCGAATATGGTCCGTTCAATGTCGTGTTGGGGGATGCCGCGGCAGTGACCCTGACGATTGACGGACAGCCCTTCGATCTCACCCCGTTCACTCGCGGCAAAGTGGCCCGCTTCACCCTGGATCCCGATCAGCTGTAG
- the hisS gene encoding histidine--tRNA ligase has protein sequence MAKQIQAIRGMKDILPQQTPVWQFLEDRVRSVLNRYGYAEIRMPIVEMTDLFKRSIGEVTDIVEKEMYTFEDRNGDSLTLRPEGTAGCVRAGLEHGLIFNQTQRLWYQGPMFRHERPQKGRYRQFHQIGVESFGMSGPDIDLELILITARIWRELGLQDLQLQINTLGTSAERAAYRDQLVDYFKQHLELLDEDSNRRLESNPLRILDSKNPAMTELIAQAPTLMQHLGDDSLAHYQAICQGLDDAGVTYVENPRLVRGLDYYSRTVFEWITDALGAQGTVCAGGRYDGLVKQLGGRETPAVGFAMGLERLIALLEETDVMERLAVPDVYLVTLGQAPEREGVKLAEQLRDRLPTLRLISHCGGGGFKSQLKKADKSQARFALILGEDELQKQQIILKPLRGGEQSQIGISELESTLAELLAR, from the coding sequence ATGGCAAAGCAGATCCAGGCCATCCGCGGGATGAAGGACATCCTGCCCCAGCAGACCCCTGTCTGGCAGTTTCTCGAAGATCGGGTGCGCTCGGTATTGAACCGCTATGGGTATGCGGAAATCCGTATGCCGATTGTCGAGATGACCGACCTTTTCAAGCGCTCCATCGGTGAGGTGACCGATATCGTGGAGAAGGAGATGTATACCTTCGAGGACCGCAATGGGGACAGTCTTACCCTGCGTCCGGAGGGCACGGCCGGATGTGTGCGCGCCGGGCTGGAGCATGGCCTGATCTTCAATCAGACCCAGAGACTCTGGTATCAGGGTCCGATGTTTCGACATGAACGCCCGCAGAAGGGGCGTTATCGCCAGTTTCATCAGATCGGGGTTGAGAGCTTCGGTATGAGTGGGCCGGATATCGATCTTGAGCTGATTCTGATCACCGCCAGGATCTGGCGTGAGCTGGGTCTGCAGGATCTTCAGCTGCAGATCAACACCCTGGGAACATCGGCTGAACGGGCAGCGTATCGGGATCAGCTGGTCGACTACTTCAAACAGCATCTGGAACTACTGGATGAGGACAGCAATCGCAGGCTGGAGAGCAATCCGTTGCGGATTCTCGACAGTAAAAACCCCGCCATGACGGAGCTGATCGCCCAGGCGCCAACCCTGATGCAGCACCTGGGGGATGATTCGCTTGCCCACTATCAGGCGATCTGCCAGGGACTGGATGATGCCGGAGTGACGTATGTGGAAAACCCCCGGCTGGTACGCGGCCTGGATTACTACAGCCGCACCGTGTTCGAATGGATCACCGACGCCTTGGGCGCCCAGGGTACGGTATGCGCCGGCGGTCGCTATGATGGTCTGGTGAAACAGCTGGGAGGCAGAGAGACCCCGGCGGTGGGATTTGCGATGGGGCTGGAGCGGCTGATCGCGTTGCTGGAAGAGACCGATGTGATGGAACGTCTGGCGGTTCCTGACGTCTATCTGGTGACCCTTGGGCAGGCTCCTGAACGGGAGGGTGTCAAGCTGGCGGAACAGCTGCGGGATCGTCTGCCCACACTGCGACTGATCAGTCATTGCGGTGGTGGCGGTTTCAAGAGTCAGCTGAAAAAGGCGGATAAGAGTCAGGCCCGTTTTGCCCTGATTCTGGGCGAGGATGAGCTGCAGAAGCAGCAGATCATTTTGAAGCCGCTACGCGGTGGTGAACAGAGCCAGATTGGAATATCAGAACTTGAGTCGACCCTTGCTGAGTTACTTGCCCGGTAA
- the pilW gene encoding type IV pilus biogenesis/stability protein PilW, whose protein sequence is MKSISACQVIFTSLLVLLLSGCATQQKSADTTGSLGREKRNSPAKIYVDMGIEYMRDGQSAVALKKLKKAIKVDDDYPQAHNVIAILYERLGNQQLAGVHYEEAIKLDGQDPYIRNARGSFYCKQGRLKDAEFDFQQALANPLYPTPWVALTNAGLCRERAGDQSKAENYYRRALTVNPKYATALYQMAELSLEQKKDLSARAYLERYHGETRPSAASLLLGIKIEKRLKDLAKADEYKGKLFAEFPDAPEIQMLYQAEEVQ, encoded by the coding sequence ATGAAATCAATCTCTGCTTGCCAGGTGATCTTTACCTCCCTCCTTGTATTGCTGCTGTCAGGTTGCGCCACACAACAGAAGAGTGCAGATACCACCGGCAGTCTGGGGCGGGAGAAGCGTAACAGCCCGGCCAAGATCTATGTGGATATGGGTATCGAATATATGCGTGACGGCCAATCCGCGGTGGCTTTGAAAAAGCTCAAGAAAGCGATCAAGGTCGATGATGATTATCCCCAGGCACACAACGTGATCGCCATTCTCTATGAGCGACTGGGCAATCAACAGCTGGCCGGAGTTCACTATGAAGAGGCGATCAAGCTGGATGGTCAAGATCCCTATATCCGCAATGCCCGGGGCAGTTTCTACTGTAAGCAGGGCAGATTGAAGGATGCGGAGTTCGATTTTCAGCAGGCTCTGGCCAATCCGCTCTATCCCACACCCTGGGTGGCGCTGACCAATGCGGGGCTCTGTCGGGAACGTGCCGGTGACCAGTCGAAGGCGGAAAACTACTATCGTCGGGCATTGACGGTCAATCCGAAATACGCCACAGCCCTTTATCAGATGGCGGAGCTGTCACTGGAACAGAAAAAGGACCTGTCCGCTCGTGCTTATCTGGAGCGCTACCACGGTGAGACCAGACCCTCTGCTGCCTCTCTTTTGCTCGGTATAAAGATTGAGAAGAGACTCAAGGATTTGGCCAAAGCTGACGAATACAAAGGCAAGTTATTCGCCGAATTTCCTGATGCGCCAGAGATACAGATGCTCTACCAAGCTGAAGAAGTGCAATGA